The following proteins are co-located in the Diaphorobacter sp. HDW4B genome:
- a CDS encoding cytochrome c has translation MTGVLEGMLAAQLALRDGLHAVGLTPLVAGQPQWPFAHRLAAEMMWIDPGHARRVAISGLFVVLAVFLLLATLFRVGWKARLGLVSSAAAALIFAPGPAEHLLWAEATPTSLHRNASDFSPANILRGQALFQQHCQQCHGADARGEGPQAHKLAMWPPNLAGGLLWKRLDGELFWHVRHGMRNARTGKETMPGISEISMTDADIWKVLDYLQANAAGQTLRSVGVWERPVRLPRFQMRCRNGGERSSASLSGQRLLIALPSDDRAAQAVEDPRWVSVVLGGAADAECAAQDDQLLPALALLLGDSEQGARGQQLLVDRDGWLRARSKPGLSAWSVDDLICRTESGGAKPSTSANEQGIDALLRRMDGDPVRLVRAGFPH, from the coding sequence GTGACGGGCGTTTTGGAGGGCATGCTGGCTGCGCAGTTGGCGCTGCGTGATGGCTTGCATGCGGTCGGCTTGACGCCCTTGGTTGCGGGCCAACCGCAGTGGCCGTTTGCCCATCGGCTGGCGGCGGAGATGATGTGGATCGATCCGGGCCACGCACGCCGCGTTGCGATCTCCGGCCTGTTCGTGGTGCTCGCCGTTTTTCTGCTGTTGGCGACCTTGTTTCGCGTGGGTTGGAAGGCGCGGCTGGGGCTGGTGTCGTCAGCCGCAGCCGCGCTGATTTTTGCGCCCGGGCCCGCCGAGCATCTGCTGTGGGCCGAGGCCACTCCCACCAGTCTGCACCGCAACGCATCGGACTTCAGCCCCGCCAATATTCTGCGCGGACAGGCTTTGTTCCAGCAGCATTGCCAGCAGTGCCATGGAGCAGACGCGCGCGGGGAGGGGCCGCAGGCGCACAAGCTGGCGATGTGGCCGCCGAATCTGGCGGGAGGCTTGCTCTGGAAGCGGCTTGACGGCGAGTTGTTCTGGCATGTGCGCCACGGCATGCGCAACGCACGCACGGGCAAGGAAACGATGCCGGGCATATCCGAGATTTCCATGACGGATGCCGACATCTGGAAGGTGCTCGACTACCTGCAGGCCAACGCTGCCGGGCAGACATTGCGCAGCGTGGGTGTGTGGGAGCGGCCCGTGCGTTTGCCGCGATTTCAAATGCGTTGCCGAAACGGTGGCGAGCGCAGCAGTGCCAGTTTGTCGGGGCAGCGTCTGTTGATTGCTTTGCCGTCCGATGATCGCGCTGCGCAGGCGGTCGAAGATCCGCGTTGGGTGAGCGTGGTGTTGGGTGGCGCAGCAGATGCCGAATGCGCCGCGCAGGATGATCAACTGCTGCCCGCATTGGCCTTGCTGCTCGGCGATTCGGAGCAAGGCGCGCGCGGCCAGCAACTGCTGGTGGATCGTGACGGTTGGCTGCGCGCGCGCTCCAAACCGGGGCTGTCTGCATGGTCGGTGGATGACCTGATCTGCCGCACGGAAAGCGGTGGAGCCAAGCCATCGACCAGCGCGAACGAGCAGGGCATCGACGCTTTGCTGCGCCGCATGGATGGCGATCCGGTGCGCTTGGTGCGCGCTGGTTTTCCGCATTGA
- the ugpA gene encoding sn-glycerol-3-phosphate ABC transporter permease UgpA, which translates to MEKRVLFRSAWLPWLLLLPQMAIIGIFFFWPAAQAILQSFQVEDAFGLSKEWVGLQNFIQLFNDASYLESFYRTAIFSVLVAGVGILVSLALAIFADRIVRFAMVYKTLLIVPYAVAPVIAGVLWVFMFSPSLGVVSYALERIGYNWNFLMNENQAMALIVMAAVWKQISYNFLFFLAGLQSIPKSLIEAASIDGAGPWRRFLNVQLPLLSPTTFFLLVINIVYAFFDTFGIIDATTHGGPGQSTTILVYKVYLDGFKALDLGGSAAQSVILMFIVIALTVIQFRYVEKKVQY; encoded by the coding sequence ATGGAAAAACGAGTCCTTTTCCGATCCGCCTGGCTGCCATGGTTGCTGCTGCTACCGCAGATGGCGATCATCGGCATCTTCTTTTTCTGGCCCGCGGCCCAGGCGATCTTGCAATCCTTCCAGGTGGAAGACGCATTCGGCCTGAGCAAGGAATGGGTCGGTCTGCAGAATTTCATTCAACTGTTCAACGACGCTTCGTACCTCGAATCGTTCTACCGCACGGCCATCTTCTCGGTGCTGGTGGCGGGCGTTGGCATCCTGGTCTCGCTGGCGCTGGCCATCTTCGCTGACCGCATCGTGCGTTTTGCGATGGTCTACAAGACGCTGCTCATCGTGCCCTACGCGGTCGCGCCGGTGATTGCCGGTGTGCTGTGGGTGTTCATGTTCTCGCCGTCGCTGGGTGTGGTGTCGTATGCGCTGGAGCGCATCGGCTACAACTGGAACTTCCTGATGAACGAGAACCAGGCCATGGCGCTGATCGTGATGGCTGCGGTGTGGAAGCAGATTTCCTACAACTTCCTGTTCTTCCTCGCGGGCCTGCAATCCATTCCGAAGTCGCTCATCGAAGCCGCTTCCATCGACGGTGCCGGTCCCTGGCGTCGTTTCCTGAACGTGCAACTGCCGCTCTTGTCGCCCACCACGTTCTTCCTGCTGGTGATCAACATCGTCTACGCGTTCTTCGACACCTTCGGCATCATCGACGCGACCACGCACGGCGGCCCCGGCCAGTCCACGACGATTCTGGTCTACAAGGTGTATCTGGACGGCTTCAAGGCGCTGGACCTCGGCGGCTCGGCCGCGCAGTCCGTGATCCTGATGTTCATCGTCATCGCGCTGACCGTGATCCAGTTCCGTTATGTTGAAAAGAAAGTGCAGTACTGA
- a CDS encoding ABC transporter substrate-binding protein — protein MNENENSHSNARRNWLRAAGAVAVAGAAGAVAGRVWASGPLKPVKLAWNANAICLSAAPVALERGIFEKHGLKVELVNFAGSTDQLLEAIATSKADAGVGMIHRWIKPLESGFDVKLVGSSHGGCSRLVGYEPAGVKSIAQLKGKTIAVSDLNAPGKNFFSVLLAKAGLDPERDVQWRQFPGDMLGLAVEKGEAHAIADGDPNLLLIQRRTKGLVDLATNLSGEYAAKTCCVLGVSGAMVRNDKGTAAALTRAIVEASDFVADNPAETARIYSPYTKVAESELRAVLATLTHRSHPVGKSLKDEIEFYARDFKLVKVLKPTTDPARFASHVFADVLT, from the coding sequence ATGAACGAGAACGAAAATTCGCATTCCAATGCGCGCCGAAATTGGCTGCGTGCGGCGGGCGCGGTCGCAGTGGCAGGAGCTGCTGGTGCAGTGGCTGGAAGAGTGTGGGCATCGGGGCCGCTCAAGCCCGTGAAGCTGGCCTGGAATGCGAACGCGATCTGTCTGTCCGCAGCGCCTGTGGCATTGGAGCGCGGCATCTTTGAAAAGCACGGGCTCAAGGTCGAACTGGTGAATTTCGCAGGTTCCACCGACCAGTTGCTCGAAGCCATTGCCACATCGAAGGCCGATGCGGGCGTGGGCATGATTCACCGCTGGATCAAACCGCTCGAATCGGGCTTTGACGTGAAGCTCGTGGGCAGCTCGCACGGCGGCTGCTCGCGGCTGGTGGGCTACGAACCGGCAGGCGTCAAGAGCATCGCGCAGCTCAAGGGCAAGACGATTGCGGTGTCCGATCTGAATGCGCCGGGCAAGAACTTTTTCTCGGTGTTGCTCGCCAAGGCGGGGCTCGATCCCGAACGCGACGTGCAGTGGCGGCAGTTCCCTGGCGACATGCTGGGCCTCGCGGTCGAAAAAGGCGAGGCACACGCGATTGCCGATGGGGATCCGAACCTGTTGCTGATCCAGCGCCGCACCAAGGGGCTGGTCGACCTCGCCACGAATCTCTCGGGCGAATACGCGGCCAAGACCTGCTGCGTGCTGGGCGTGAGCGGCGCAATGGTGCGCAATGACAAAGGCACTGCCGCAGCGCTCACGCGGGCGATTGTCGAAGCCTCGGACTTCGTGGCCGACAACCCAGCGGAGACCGCGCGCATCTACAGTCCGTACACGAAAGTGGCAGAGAGCGAACTGCGTGCCGTGCTCGCCACGCTCACGCACCGCAGTCACCCGGTCGGCAAGAGCTTGAAGGACGAAATCGAGTTCTATGCGCGCGACTTCAAATTGGTGAAGGTGCTCAAGCCCACGACCGATCCGGCACGCTTTGCATCGCATGTGTTTGCCGATGTGCTGACCTGA
- a CDS encoding tripartite tricarboxylate transporter substrate binding protein: MLKKPLRFAAIALAAALPLLNPLSAAADNWPSRPVKLVVPFPPGGAADAIGRYYADKLSKALGQPVIVDNKAGAGTAIAAEYVARSAPDGYTLSLATSGQLTVLPHLQSGLRFDPVKDFTPVSLVASVHNVVAINPKLQINSLSELLARAKANPGKVTYSSCGSGTLCHLTGELLQNLSGSELLHVPYKGSAPAVTAALGGEVDLAIDTLTVLAPQIKAGKLQGLVQTSAKRSAQLPDVPSAPEAGLPSFVSSGWFGVVVPANTPAPIVAKLQRELHTIARAPQTESDLQERGISVEYNTPAEFASLIRTDYSRWGKVVQAGKVQLASQ, from the coding sequence ATGTTGAAGAAGCCTCTACGATTTGCCGCCATCGCACTGGCTGCCGCACTGCCCTTGTTGAACCCCTTGAGCGCCGCCGCCGACAACTGGCCTTCGCGCCCAGTCAAGCTGGTCGTGCCGTTTCCACCCGGCGGTGCTGCGGATGCGATTGGCCGCTACTACGCCGACAAGCTGAGCAAGGCGCTCGGGCAGCCAGTGATCGTGGACAACAAGGCCGGTGCCGGCACGGCGATTGCGGCCGAATATGTGGCCCGTTCCGCGCCCGATGGCTACACACTGTCGCTGGCAACCAGCGGCCAGCTCACCGTGCTGCCGCATCTGCAAAGCGGTCTGCGTTTCGATCCGGTGAAGGACTTCACGCCGGTGTCGCTGGTGGCATCGGTGCACAACGTGGTGGCGATCAATCCCAAGTTGCAGATCAACTCGTTGTCCGAACTGCTGGCACGCGCCAAGGCGAATCCGGGCAAGGTGACCTACTCATCTTGCGGCAGCGGCACGCTGTGCCACTTGACTGGCGAGCTGCTGCAGAACCTCTCGGGCAGCGAGTTGCTGCATGTGCCCTACAAGGGCAGCGCGCCTGCGGTCACCGCCGCGTTGGGCGGCGAGGTCGATCTCGCCATCGACACGCTGACCGTGCTGGCTCCGCAGATCAAGGCGGGCAAGCTGCAGGGTTTGGTGCAGACATCGGCCAAGCGTTCTGCGCAGCTGCCCGATGTGCCGAGCGCGCCGGAAGCCGGGCTGCCGAGTTTCGTGAGTTCGGGCTGGTTTGGTGTTGTCGTTCCGGCGAACACGCCCGCGCCCATCGTGGCCAAGCTGCAGCGTGAACTGCACACCATTGCGCGCGCGCCGCAGACCGAAAGCGATCTGCAGGAGCGCGGCATCAGCGTGGAATACAACACGCCCGCCGAGTTCGCATCGCTGATCAGGACCGACTACTCGCGCTGGGGCAAGGTGGTGCAGGCGGGCAAGGTTCAACTGGCGTCGCAGTGA
- the ssuE gene encoding NADPH-dependent FMN reductase, whose product MSVLLIAGSPSERSRSATLLAHVGQRLAQHRIHAETLNIRNLDAQALLQAQFDHPDVVKAAQQVAHAKVIVVATPVYKAAYSGVLKVFLDLLPQTALQGKTVLPLATGGSPHHMLALDYALRPVLQALGAKQILSGIYATDAQVTHLPEGGGVLHPDVASRVDVAVQTLLSEALNVRDASFAPVRFEQVRLSV is encoded by the coding sequence ATGTCAGTTCTATTGATTGCCGGGAGCCCGTCCGAGCGCTCCCGCTCCGCTACCTTGCTGGCCCATGTGGGGCAGCGCCTCGCGCAGCATCGCATTCACGCGGAGACTTTGAATATCCGCAATCTCGACGCACAGGCGCTGCTGCAGGCGCAGTTCGATCATCCCGATGTGGTCAAGGCCGCGCAGCAGGTGGCACATGCGAAAGTGATCGTGGTTGCAACGCCGGTCTACAAGGCGGCGTACAGCGGCGTGCTCAAGGTTTTTCTCGACTTGCTGCCGCAGACCGCGCTGCAAGGCAAGACGGTTTTGCCGCTTGCCACGGGTGGCAGTCCGCACCACATGCTGGCGCTTGATTACGCGTTGCGCCCAGTGCTGCAGGCGCTGGGCGCAAAGCAGATTCTCTCGGGCATCTACGCCACCGATGCGCAGGTCACGCATCTGCCCGAAGGCGGCGGTGTGCTGCACCCCGACGTCGCCAGCCGCGTGGATGTGGCCGTGCAGACGCTGTTGTCCGAGGCATTGAATGTGCGTGACGCATCGTTTGCGCCCGTTCGTTTCGAGCAGGTGCGTTTGAGTGTTTGA
- the serA gene encoding phosphoglycerate dehydrogenase — MNAKTSLDKSKIKFLLLEGIHPSALDVLHAAGYSNIETLKGALPDEELKQRIADVHFLGIRSRTQLTADVLAHAHKLVAVGAFCIGTNQIDLQAAREHGVVAFNAPYSNTRSVAELVLAEAILLLRGIPAKNAAVHRGGWSKSAEHSYEARGKTLGIVGYGSIGTQLSVLAESLGMKVIFHDVVSKLPLGNAHQAASLDDLLTHSDIVSLHVPELPSTQWMIGAAQIAKMKPGAILINASRGTVVEIDALAEALKSGHVGGAAVDVFPVEPRSNNEEFESPLRGLDNVILTPHIGGSTMEAQANIGLEVAEKLVKFSDNGTTTSSVNFPEVALPEHAGKHRLLHIHRNVPGVLSQINQILSDNQINISAQYLQTNDTLGYVVIDLDAKSSDLALEKLANVPGTIKKRVLF, encoded by the coding sequence GTGAACGCCAAGACTTCGCTGGACAAAAGCAAGATCAAGTTTCTGCTGCTGGAGGGGATTCATCCGAGCGCGCTGGATGTGCTGCATGCCGCCGGTTACAGCAACATCGAGACACTCAAGGGCGCACTGCCCGACGAGGAACTCAAGCAGCGCATCGCCGATGTGCACTTTCTTGGCATCCGCTCCCGCACCCAGCTCACGGCCGACGTGCTGGCCCACGCGCACAAGCTCGTCGCCGTAGGGGCTTTCTGCATCGGCACCAACCAGATCGACCTGCAGGCCGCGCGCGAGCATGGTGTGGTGGCGTTCAACGCGCCGTATTCCAACACCCGTTCGGTGGCCGAGCTGGTGCTGGCCGAGGCGATCCTGTTGCTGCGCGGCATTCCAGCCAAGAATGCTGCAGTGCACCGTGGCGGCTGGAGCAAGAGCGCCGAGCATTCCTACGAGGCGCGCGGCAAGACGCTGGGCATTGTCGGCTACGGCTCCATCGGCACGCAGCTCTCGGTGCTGGCCGAGTCGCTGGGCATGAAGGTCATTTTTCATGACGTGGTCAGCAAGTTGCCGCTGGGCAACGCGCACCAGGCGGCCTCGCTCGACGACCTGCTCACGCACAGCGACATCGTCTCGCTGCACGTGCCCGAGCTGCCTTCGACGCAATGGATGATCGGCGCAGCGCAGATCGCGAAGATGAAGCCCGGCGCGATCCTGATCAACGCCTCGCGCGGCACGGTGGTCGAGATCGACGCGCTGGCCGAGGCGCTCAAGTCCGGTCATGTGGGTGGTGCGGCGGTGGACGTGTTCCCGGTCGAGCCGCGCTCGAACAACGAGGAATTCGAGTCGCCCCTGCGCGGTCTGGACAACGTGATTCTGACGCCGCACATCGGCGGATCGACGATGGAAGCGCAGGCCAATATCGGCCTGGAAGTGGCGGAAAAGCTGGTCAAGTTCAGCGACAACGGCACAACCACCTCGTCGGTGAATTTCCCCGAAGTGGCGTTGCCCGAACACGCGGGCAAGCACCGCCTGCTGCACATTCACCGCAACGTGCCGGGCGTGCTCTCGCAGATCAACCAGATTCTGTCGGACAACCAGATCAACATCTCCGCGCAGTACCTGCAGACCAACGACACGCTGGGCTATGTGGTGATCGATCTGGATGCCAAGTCGTCCGACCTGGCGCTGGAAAAACTCGCCAACGTGCCGGGCACCATCAAAAAGCGCGTGCTGTTCTGA
- the ugpE gene encoding sn-glycerol-3-phosphate ABC transporter permease UgpE: MIDRRPWLDVLSHAVMILGVAIVAFPIYLALIASTHTAQEIVQAPMPLWPGTNMLESYKEALFGSGKLGSNTDLIRMMWVSFVTAMVITVGKIAISLLSAFAIVYFRFPFKQLCFWLIFVTLMLPVEVRILPTYKVVADLGLLNSYAGLTLPLIASATATFLFRQFFLTVPDELVEAARIDGAGPMRFFKDVLVPLSKTSIAALFVIQFIYGWNQYLWPLLMTTSEDMYPVVIGIKRMVAGGGEAAIDWNVAMATTIIAMLPPALVVILMQKWFVKGLVDTEK, from the coding sequence ATGATTGACCGACGTCCCTGGCTCGATGTGCTGTCCCACGCCGTGATGATTCTCGGCGTGGCCATCGTGGCCTTCCCCATCTATCTGGCGCTCATCGCCTCCACCCACACCGCACAGGAAATCGTGCAGGCACCCATGCCGCTCTGGCCGGGCACCAACATGCTCGAGAGCTACAAGGAAGCGCTGTTCGGCTCCGGCAAGCTCGGCTCCAACACCGACCTCATCCGCATGATGTGGGTGAGCTTCGTGACCGCCATGGTCATCACCGTGGGCAAGATCGCGATCTCGCTGCTGTCCGCGTTCGCCATCGTGTACTTCCGCTTTCCATTCAAGCAACTGTGCTTCTGGCTGATCTTCGTGACGCTGATGCTGCCGGTCGAAGTGCGTATCCTGCCAACCTACAAGGTGGTGGCCGATCTGGGTCTGCTCAACAGCTACGCGGGTCTCACGCTGCCGCTGATCGCATCGGCCACGGCCACGTTCCTGTTCCGCCAGTTCTTCCTGACGGTGCCCGACGAGCTCGTCGAAGCCGCGCGCATCGACGGCGCAGGCCCGATGCGCTTCTTCAAGGACGTGCTGGTGCCGCTGTCCAAGACATCGATTGCCGCGCTGTTCGTGATCCAGTTCATCTACGGCTGGAACCAGTACCTGTGGCCGCTGCTCATGACCACCTCGGAAGACATGTACCCCGTGGTCATCGGCATCAAGCGCATGGTCGCTGGCGGCGGTGAAGCGGCCATCGACTGGAACGTTGCCATGGCGACGACCATCATCGCCATGCTGCCCCCCGCACTGGTCGTGATCCTGATGCAGAAGTGGTTCGTCAAGGGCCTGGTGGATACCGAAAAGTAA
- the ugpC gene encoding sn-glycerol-3-phosphate ABC transporter ATP-binding protein UgpC produces the protein MASISLKDVVKVYGSGKQTVPVIHGVNAEIKDGEFIVIVGPSGCGKSTLLRMVAGLEEISGGTISIGSRVVNDLEPAQRDIAMVFQNYALYPHMSVFDNMAYGLKIKNVPVDEIKQRVDGAAKILELAHLLDRKPRQLSGGQRQRVAMGRAIVRNPQVFLFDEPLSNLDAKLRAQTRIEIQKRHNQLGITSLFVTHDQVEAMTLAQRMIVMNGGRMEQFGTPEEVYHTPASTFVASFIGSPPMNLLKNAPGAKPGTVFGIRPEHLDITPGTGWALVVDTVELLGAERLIYARVQGGNDDEQLVVRVEEGKFTPNAGDVIHVTPRPDRIHAFDASTGKRI, from the coding sequence ATGGCATCCATTTCACTCAAAGACGTCGTCAAGGTCTACGGCTCCGGCAAGCAAACCGTGCCCGTCATCCACGGCGTGAACGCAGAAATCAAGGACGGTGAATTCATCGTCATCGTCGGCCCCTCGGGCTGCGGCAAATCGACGCTGCTGCGCATGGTCGCGGGCCTCGAAGAAATCTCCGGCGGCACGATCTCCATCGGCAGCCGCGTGGTCAACGACCTCGAACCCGCACAGCGCGACATCGCCATGGTGTTCCAGAACTACGCTCTGTATCCGCACATGAGCGTGTTCGACAACATGGCCTACGGCCTGAAGATCAAGAACGTGCCTGTGGACGAAATCAAGCAGCGCGTCGATGGCGCAGCCAAGATTCTCGAACTCGCGCACCTGCTTGATCGCAAGCCGCGCCAGCTCTCCGGCGGCCAGCGCCAGCGCGTGGCCATGGGCCGCGCCATCGTGCGCAATCCGCAGGTGTTTCTGTTCGACGAACCACTGTCCAACCTCGACGCCAAGCTGCGCGCGCAGACCCGCATCGAAATCCAGAAACGCCACAACCAGCTCGGCATCACCAGCCTGTTCGTCACCCACGATCAGGTCGAAGCCATGACGCTCGCGCAGCGCATGATCGTGATGAACGGCGGCCGCATGGAACAGTTCGGCACGCCCGAAGAGGTCTACCACACGCCCGCCTCCACGTTCGTGGCAAGCTTCATCGGCTCGCCTCCGATGAACCTGCTCAAGAACGCCCCCGGTGCCAAGCCCGGCACCGTCTTCGGCATTCGCCCCGAGCATCTGGACATCACCCCCGGCACCGGCTGGGCGCTGGTGGTCGACACCGTCGAACTGCTGGGTGCGGAACGCCTGATCTACGCCCGCGTGCAAGGCGGCAACGACGACGAACAACTCGTCGTGCGCGTGGAAGAAGGCAAGTTCACGCCGAATGCGGGCGACGTCATCCATGTCACGCCACGCCCCGATCGCATCCATGCCTTCGATGCGAGCACGGGTAAACGCATTTGA
- the ugpB gene encoding sn-glycerol-3-phosphate ABC transporter substrate-binding protein UgpB codes for MRIKQLALATLVATTGIAAQAQTEIQWWHAMTAVNNEWVNDLAKQFNESQKEFKVVPTYKGTYDETMTAAVAAFRSGGAPHILQVFEVGTATMQASKGATVPVAKVLSDAGVAFDPKAYIPAVASYYTAPNGQMLSFPFNSSTTVFYYNKDAFKKAGLNPDKAPATWPEVFEAAKKLKASGHSCPMTLAWMGWTQLESFSTWHNVEFATEQNGLSKNGYKARMKINSPLHVRHIENLEKAAKAGEFVYKGRGSLPQASFVSGECAMIQTSSGFYGDVAKNAKFGYGISQLPYYPDVKGAPQNTVIGGASLWVMAGKKPAEYKGVAKFFEFISQTKVQAASHQRTGYLPVTMASFDLTEKSGFYQKNPGTDTAVNQMVRKVTDNSRGIRLGNYVQIRTIEDEELEQVWAGKKAPKDALDSIVKRGDELLARFEAANKGK; via the coding sequence ATGCGGATCAAGCAACTGGCCTTGGCCACTCTCGTCGCGACCACTGGTATTGCTGCGCAAGCACAAACCGAAATTCAGTGGTGGCACGCGATGACGGCCGTGAACAATGAATGGGTCAACGACCTGGCCAAGCAGTTCAACGAAAGCCAGAAGGAATTCAAGGTTGTTCCCACTTACAAGGGCACCTACGACGAAACCATGACCGCTGCCGTGGCGGCGTTCCGCTCGGGCGGCGCACCCCACATCCTGCAAGTGTTCGAAGTGGGCACGGCCACCATGCAAGCCTCCAAGGGCGCGACCGTTCCGGTCGCCAAGGTGCTGAGCGATGCGGGCGTGGCGTTCGATCCCAAGGCCTACATTCCTGCCGTGGCGTCGTACTACACAGCCCCCAACGGCCAGATGCTGAGCTTCCCGTTCAACAGCTCGACCACCGTTTTCTACTACAACAAGGACGCCTTCAAGAAGGCCGGCCTGAACCCGGACAAGGCGCCAGCGACCTGGCCTGAAGTCTTCGAAGCGGCCAAGAAGCTCAAGGCCAGCGGCCACAGCTGCCCGATGACGCTGGCCTGGATGGGCTGGACGCAGCTCGAATCGTTCTCCACCTGGCACAACGTCGAGTTCGCCACCGAGCAGAACGGTCTGAGCAAGAACGGCTACAAGGCCCGCATGAAGATCAACTCGCCACTGCACGTGCGCCACATCGAGAACCTCGAAAAGGCAGCCAAGGCAGGCGAATTCGTCTACAAGGGTCGCGGCTCGCTGCCGCAGGCTTCGTTCGTGTCGGGTGAATGCGCGATGATCCAGACCTCGTCGGGCTTCTACGGCGACGTGGCCAAGAACGCCAAGTTCGGCTACGGCATCTCGCAACTGCCTTACTACCCGGACGTCAAGGGTGCTCCACAGAATACCGTGATCGGCGGTGCTTCGCTGTGGGTCATGGCTGGCAAGAAGCCTGCCGAATACAAGGGCGTTGCCAAGTTCTTCGAGTTCATCTCGCAGACCAAGGTGCAGGCCGCCAGCCACCAGCGCACCGGCTACCTGCCAGTCACCATGGCATCGTTTGACCTGACCGAGAAGTCCGGCTTCTATCAGAAGAACCCCGGTACCGACACCGCCGTGAACCAGATGGTCCGCAAGGTGACCGACAACTCGCGCGGCATTCGCCTTGGCAACTACGTGCAGATCCGCACCATCGAGGACGAAGAACTCGAACAGGTGTGGGCCGGCAAGAAGGCTCCGAAGGACGCGCTGGACTCCATCGTCAAGCGTGGTGACGAACTGCTGGCTCGCTTCGAAGCGGCCAACAAGGGCAAGTGA
- a CDS encoding VOC family protein — MASLIHSTVPVLPSPDLAVSEAFYVQKLGFRAALSLPGTYLIVERDGCEIHFWPCGDNTELPRNSSCYVRGDTNALHADFAARGLPLQPPQDREWGMRELYVIDLHGNLLKFGEPL; from the coding sequence ATGGCCTCGCTGATTCACTCCACGGTTCCGGTGCTTCCTTCTCCGGACCTCGCGGTCAGCGAGGCTTTCTACGTTCAGAAGCTCGGTTTTCGTGCTGCGCTGTCCCTGCCCGGCACCTACCTCATCGTCGAGCGCGACGGCTGCGAAATTCATTTCTGGCCCTGCGGCGACAACACCGAACTGCCCCGCAATTCTTCCTGCTATGTGCGCGGCGACACCAACGCGCTGCATGCCGATTTCGCTGCGCGCGGACTGCCACTGCAGCCGCCGCAAGACCGCGAATGGGGCATGCGCGAGCTGTATGTGATCGACCTGCACGGCAATCTGCTCAAATTTGGAGAACCCTTATGA